The following is a genomic window from Desulfomonilia bacterium.
GGCCCTTGTTGAAAGTGGCTTCTCTGTTCAGTATGAGACCAGCGGAAAGGCGGGGATTCCTGATCTGAAATCGGCCTTTATCGTTCTCAGTCCGAAAAGACCGGGAAGAAAATGGCTTATAGACAAAACGGATATTAAGAAGGCAGACTGTTTCAAGTTCGTATATGATTCTGCAAAAACTGGCCGGTCAATAAGAAGGTTCATCAGGGATAACGGTATCGATGTGTCACGTGTGTACATAATGCCTGAGGGACAGACAAAGGAAGACCAGATTGCCATGATGCCGGAAGTATTCGAGTTCTGCATCAGCAACGGGTTCATGATGACACCCAGGCTACATGTACTGTGCTGGGGGGATAAAAGGGGAATATGAACATGCAGGTTAAGACAAACGAGGCGGTACTGCTTCTCTCGGGAGGGATGGATTCGGGCGTGCTCCTTGCGGTTTCCAGCGTCGAATATTCTAAAATACATGCCATCGGATTCGATTACGGATCAAGACATAATGCCCGGGAACTGGCTTTGGCAAAGGTACTTGCCGGCAAGTATGAAGCATCATTTACTTTAATTTCGCTTCCATTTGTGAATGAACTGTTCTCATCCAGCATCCTGCTCTCCGGCGGAGATGTCCCTGAAGGTTCATATGATGATACGAACATGCGCTCAACCGTTGTGCCTTTCAGAAACGGGATAATGCTGTCCGTTGCCATAGGCATGGCTGAAAACCTGGGGATAAAAGATGTTCTTATAGCCGCTCATGCAGGTGATCACCCAGTTTATCCAGACTGCAGGGAATCGTTCGTAACAGCCATGAGCAAGGCTGCAAAGGAAGGGACCTACACCGGTGTCAGGGTGATTGCACCTTTTGTGTCGATTTCAAAAGATAAAATAGCAGAAATTGGCAGGAAGGCAGATTTTGATTTCAGCCTTACATGGTCATGCTATAAAGGGGGCGATCTGCACTGCGGAAAGTGTGCGACATGCAATGAGCGGAAAAAAGCCCTGGGATTCGACAGA
Proteins encoded in this region:
- the queC gene encoding 7-cyano-7-deazaguanine synthase QueC; translated protein: MQVKTNEAVLLLSGGMDSGVLLAVSSVEYSKIHAIGFDYGSRHNARELALAKVLAGKYEASFTLISLPFVNELFSSSILLSGGDVPEGSYDDTNMRSTVVPFRNGIMLSVAIGMAENLGIKDVLIAAHAGDHPVYPDCRESFVTAMSKAAKEGTYTGVRVIAPFVSISKDKIAEIGRKADFDFSLTWSCYKGGDLHCGKCATCNERKKALGFDRGLDPTRYME
- a CDS encoding 7-carboxy-7-deazaguanine synthase QueE, whose product is MKIIEIFPSIQGEGPWTGRPCTFIRLAGCVRPYCSWCDTRYALSGGEEMPVKEVLSRIKELERSSVVITGGEPFIQKDEVVLLHEALVESGFSVQYETSGKAGIPDLKSAFIVLSPKRPGRKWLIDKTDIKKADCFKFVYDSAKTGRSIRRFIRDNGIDVSRVYIMPEGQTKEDQIAMMPEVFEFCISNGFMMTPRLHVLCWGDKRGI